A portion of the Streptomyces sp. NBC_00376 genome contains these proteins:
- the msrA gene encoding peptide-methionine (S)-S-oxide reductase MsrA, producing the protein MFLQRRTPQLPTPEEALKGRPTPEFTVPTHHTVLGNPLVGPYPEGLEVADFALGCFWGAERKFWQTEGVWTTLVGYQGGYTENPAYEEVCSGLTGHTEAVRVVFDPEIVSYAELLKLFWESHDPTQGFRQGNDVGTQYRSAIYTHSPAQEAAVAASREAYQKVLTAAGHSTITTEILPAEGRTFWPAEGYHQQYLDKNPAGYCGIGGTGVSCPIGVAPAEG; encoded by the coding sequence ATGTTCCTGCAACGCCGCACCCCGCAGCTCCCCACCCCGGAGGAGGCCCTGAAGGGCCGCCCCACCCCCGAATTCACCGTCCCCACCCACCACACGGTCCTCGGCAACCCCCTGGTGGGCCCGTACCCGGAGGGCCTGGAGGTCGCGGACTTCGCGCTGGGCTGCTTCTGGGGCGCCGAGCGCAAGTTCTGGCAGACGGAGGGTGTCTGGACGACGCTCGTCGGCTACCAGGGCGGCTACACCGAGAACCCCGCGTACGAAGAGGTCTGCTCGGGCCTGACCGGCCACACGGAGGCGGTCCGCGTCGTCTTCGACCCGGAGATCGTCTCGTACGCCGAGCTCCTGAAGCTCTTCTGGGAGTCCCACGACCCGACCCAGGGCTTCCGCCAGGGCAACGACGTGGGCACCCAGTACCGCTCGGCGATCTACACCCACTCCCCCGCCCAGGAGGCGGCGGTGGCAGCCTCCCGCGAGGCCTACCAGAAGGTCCTCACGGCCGCCGGTCACTCCACGATCACCACGGAGATCCTCCCGGCGGAGGGCCGCACGTTCTGGCCCGCGGAGGGATATCACCAGCAGTACCTCGACAAGAACCCGGCGGGCTACTGCGGCATCGGCGGCACGGGGGTCTCGTGCCCGATCGGGGTGGCTCCGGCGGAGGGGTGA